The following are encoded in a window of Arvicanthis niloticus isolate mArvNil1 chromosome 1, mArvNil1.pat.X, whole genome shotgun sequence genomic DNA:
- the Ethe1 gene encoding persulfide dioxygenase ETHE1, mitochondrial isoform X1: MASAAVRVAGRRLSHQSASGAPVLLRQMFEPKSCTYTYLLGDQESREAVLIDPVLETANRDAQLIKELGLRLLYAVNTHCHADHITGSGLLRSLLPGCQSVISRLSGAQADLHIGEGDSIRFGRFALETRASPGHTPGCVTFVLNDQSMAFTGDALLIRGCGRTDFQQGCAKTLYHSVHEKIFTLPGNCLIYPAHDYHGLTVSTVEEERTLNPRLTLSCEEFIKVMDNLNLPKPQQIDIAVPANMRCGVQTPPS, encoded by the exons ATGGCGAGCGCGGCCGTCAGGGTCGCCGGGCGGCGGCTGAGCCACCAAAGCGCATCCGGAGCCCCGGTCCTCCTGCGGCAG ATGTTTGAACCCAAGAGTTGCACGTACACCTACCTGCTGGGTGACCAGGAGTCGCGAGAGGCCGTCTTGATCGACCCCGTTCTGGAAACAGCGAATCGGGATGCTCAGCTGATTAAGGAGCTGGGGCTGAGGCTGCTGTACGCGG TGAACACCCATTGCCATGCTGACCACATCACAGGCTCAGGGCTTCTCCGGTCCCTACTCCCGGGCTGCCAGTCTGTCATCTCCCGCCTCAGCGGAGCCCAGGCTGATTTGCATATCGGGGAAGGTGATTCCATCCGCTTTGGACGCTTT GCTTTGGAGACTCGGGCCAGTCCTGGCCACACCCCAGGCTGTGTCACCTTTGTCCTGAATGACCAGAGCATGGCCTTCACTGGAGATGCCCTCTTGATCCGAGGGTGTGGACGGACAGACTTCCAGCAAG GTTGTGCTAAGACTTTGTACCACTCTGTGCATGAGAAGATCTTCACACTTCCAGGCAACTGTCTAATCTACCCGGCTCACGATTACCACG GGCTCACAGTTTCTACTGTGGAGGAGGAACGGACTCTGAACCCACGGCTCACTCTCAGCTGTGAGGAGTTTATCAAGGTCATGGACAACCTGAACTTGCCCAAGCCACAGCAGATAG aCATCGCTGTTCCTGCAAATATGCGCTGTGGGGTCCAGACTCCACCCTCCTAA
- the Ethe1 gene encoding persulfide dioxygenase ETHE1, mitochondrial isoform X2 translates to MFEPKSCTYTYLLGDQESREAVLIDPVLETANRDAQLIKELGLRLLYAVNTHCHADHITGSGLLRSLLPGCQSVISRLSGAQADLHIGEGDSIRFGRFALETRASPGHTPGCVTFVLNDQSMAFTGDALLIRGCGRTDFQQGCAKTLYHSVHEKIFTLPGNCLIYPAHDYHGLTVSTVEEERTLNPRLTLSCEEFIKVMDNLNLPKPQQIDIAVPANMRCGVQTPPS, encoded by the exons ATGTTTGAACCCAAGAGTTGCACGTACACCTACCTGCTGGGTGACCAGGAGTCGCGAGAGGCCGTCTTGATCGACCCCGTTCTGGAAACAGCGAATCGGGATGCTCAGCTGATTAAGGAGCTGGGGCTGAGGCTGCTGTACGCGG TGAACACCCATTGCCATGCTGACCACATCACAGGCTCAGGGCTTCTCCGGTCCCTACTCCCGGGCTGCCAGTCTGTCATCTCCCGCCTCAGCGGAGCCCAGGCTGATTTGCATATCGGGGAAGGTGATTCCATCCGCTTTGGACGCTTT GCTTTGGAGACTCGGGCCAGTCCTGGCCACACCCCAGGCTGTGTCACCTTTGTCCTGAATGACCAGAGCATGGCCTTCACTGGAGATGCCCTCTTGATCCGAGGGTGTGGACGGACAGACTTCCAGCAAG GTTGTGCTAAGACTTTGTACCACTCTGTGCATGAGAAGATCTTCACACTTCCAGGCAACTGTCTAATCTACCCGGCTCACGATTACCACG GGCTCACAGTTTCTACTGTGGAGGAGGAACGGACTCTGAACCCACGGCTCACTCTCAGCTGTGAGGAGTTTATCAAGGTCATGGACAACCTGAACTTGCCCAAGCCACAGCAGATAG aCATCGCTGTTCCTGCAAATATGCGCTGTGGGGTCCAGACTCCACCCTCCTAA
- the Ethe1 gene encoding persulfide dioxygenase ETHE1, mitochondrial isoform X4, with product MNTHCHADHITGSGLLRSLLPGCQSVISRLSGAQADLHIGEGDSIRFGRFALETRASPGHTPGCVTFVLNDQSMAFTGDALLIRGCGRTDFQQGCAKTLYHSVHEKIFTLPGNCLIYPAHDYHGLTVSTVEEERTLNPRLTLSCEEFIKVMDNLNLPKPQQIDIAVPANMRCGVQTPPS from the exons A TGAACACCCATTGCCATGCTGACCACATCACAGGCTCAGGGCTTCTCCGGTCCCTACTCCCGGGCTGCCAGTCTGTCATCTCCCGCCTCAGCGGAGCCCAGGCTGATTTGCATATCGGGGAAGGTGATTCCATCCGCTTTGGACGCTTT GCTTTGGAGACTCGGGCCAGTCCTGGCCACACCCCAGGCTGTGTCACCTTTGTCCTGAATGACCAGAGCATGGCCTTCACTGGAGATGCCCTCTTGATCCGAGGGTGTGGACGGACAGACTTCCAGCAAG GTTGTGCTAAGACTTTGTACCACTCTGTGCATGAGAAGATCTTCACACTTCCAGGCAACTGTCTAATCTACCCGGCTCACGATTACCACG GGCTCACAGTTTCTACTGTGGAGGAGGAACGGACTCTGAACCCACGGCTCACTCTCAGCTGTGAGGAGTTTATCAAGGTCATGGACAACCTGAACTTGCCCAAGCCACAGCAGATAG aCATCGCTGTTCCTGCAAATATGCGCTGTGGGGTCCAGACTCCACCCTCCTAA
- the Ethe1 gene encoding persulfide dioxygenase ETHE1, mitochondrial isoform X3, translating to MKVPPPPPPPPPPPPPPPPPPPPPPPPPPPPPSPPLCYRLNQQLSSQLCNPGCSGQRLGELCPEGGNSSGSLELCSLDEFQDCNPSASSFLVLGSQALETRASPGHTPGCVTFVLNDQSMAFTGDALLIRGCGRTDFQQGCAKTLYHSVHEKIFTLPGNCLIYPAHDYHGLTVSTVEEERTLNPRLTLSCEEFIKVMDNLNLPKPQQIDIAVPANMRCGVQTPPS from the exons ATGaaggttcctcctcctcctcctcctcctcctcctcctcctcctcctcctcctcctcctcctcctcctcctcctcctcctcctcctcctcctccttctcctcctctctgctaCAGGCTTAATCAGCAGCTTTCCAGCCAGCTTTGCAACCCAGGGTGCTCTGGACAGAGGCTGGGGGAGTTGTGCCCAGAGGGAGGAAACAG ctcagggAGCCTGGAACTTTGCAGCTTAGACGAGTTTCAAGattgtaatccttctgcctcatcttTTCTAGTGCTGGGATCCCAG GCTTTGGAGACTCGGGCCAGTCCTGGCCACACCCCAGGCTGTGTCACCTTTGTCCTGAATGACCAGAGCATGGCCTTCACTGGAGATGCCCTCTTGATCCGAGGGTGTGGACGGACAGACTTCCAGCAAG GTTGTGCTAAGACTTTGTACCACTCTGTGCATGAGAAGATCTTCACACTTCCAGGCAACTGTCTAATCTACCCGGCTCACGATTACCACG GGCTCACAGTTTCTACTGTGGAGGAGGAACGGACTCTGAACCCACGGCTCACTCTCAGCTGTGAGGAGTTTATCAAGGTCATGGACAACCTGAACTTGCCCAAGCCACAGCAGATAG aCATCGCTGTTCCTGCAAATATGCGCTGTGGGGTCCAGACTCCACCCTCCTAA